From a single Dendropsophus ebraccatus isolate aDenEbr1 chromosome 8, aDenEbr1.pat, whole genome shotgun sequence genomic region:
- the MYSM1 gene encoding deubiquitinase MYSM1 isoform X1, which yields MAEEADVDIEGDVTESCRGTYESLSSPFTPEQYLEPVWKREDELTPWTLDSSISDENRAAIEKMLLEEEYYFSNKPPTAKFWSEAKEEDKPCIRRSPQKKAQRVPVRSPAKPGSSSSVKWTPEEKALFEQGLAKFGRRWTSIARLIGSRTVLQVKSYARQYYKNKCKVEDGERGSKVDSAVLHLLRLEGSDNEPPSGAELSALRGRADPNLNAVKIEKLSDDEEIDITDEVEEELTSNEDRPLMTEAEEAGPEQGQQEPEEEPRNHHLCKLTDQDGGSSPSPAYVSVTPSDAPALEEAASPDKDSCPTSLPSPPPCEQEQQDEVEELKPPEQEVEIEREFISEEEKQAISEFFEGRQAKTPERYLRIRNYILDQWKNCRPNYLNKTSVRPGLKNCGDVNCIGRIHTYLELIGAINFGCEQAVYNRPRPVDRTKCKMGKDTLEAYELAHRLQSMRTRRRRVRDPWGNWCDARDLEGQTFEHLSAEELAIRREKMKHSKCSKGSRLSKSSFDPFQLIPCSDFTEEKPAPFRVKVSAEAMLILDLHSHVSMAEVIGLLGGRYLEAESIIEICAAEPCNSLSTGLQCEMDPVSQTQASEALHLRGYSVIGWYHSHPAFDPNPSIRDIDTQAKYQSYFSRGGAKFLGMIISPYNRSNPLPQSQLSCLVISDDRSEDGSYSIPYRFDVEHLPGEPRWEIVFEKTRWIIEKYQHSNSSVPMSRRYRQDCDLTCLQKLLSCLRRTLVTTGCAAFADEFLHRIEDYFLTSYTSVKDGKEEVQPTEDTEAGE from the exons ATGGCGGAGGAGGCGGATGTGGACATAGAGGGAGATGTGACTGAGTCCTGCAGGGG AACCTATGAGAGTCTGAGCTCCCCATTCACCCCGGAGCAATACCTGGAGCCCGTGTGGAAGCGAGAAGACGAGCTCACT CCGTGGACCCTGGACAGCTCCATCAGTGATGAGAACCGCGCCGCCATAGAGAAGATGCTGCTAGAGGAGGA ATACTATTTCTCCAACAAGCCGCCCACAGCCAAGTTTTGGTCTGAAGCAAAAGAAGAGGACAAGCCCTGCATCAGAAG GAGTCCTCAGAAGAAAGCACAACGAGTTCC GGTCAGATCCCCGGCCAAGCCCGGCAGCAGCAGCTCGGTAAAGTGGACCCCGGAGGAGAAAGCCTTGTTTGAGCAAGGACTG gCCAAGTTCGGCAGACGCTGGACAAGTATTGCAAGATTGATTGGGAGCCGTACAGTGCTGCAAGTCAAGAGCTACGCCAGGCAGTACTATAAGAATAAG TGTAAGGTGGAAGATGGAGAGAGAGGTTCCAAGGTGGATTCTGCAGTCCTTCATCTGCTCCGTCTAGAGGGTTCTGACAATGAGCCGCCTAGCGGAGCTGAACTGTCCGCTCTCCGAGGCCGGGCCGATCCCAACCTCAATGCTGTGAAGATCGAGAAGTTATCAGACGATGAAGAGATCGACATAACTgatgaggtggaggaggagcttACCAGTAATGAAGACCGCCCACTAATGACTGAGgcagaggaggcggggcctgagcAGGGTCAGCAGGAACCAGAGGAAGAGCCAAGGAATCATCACCTGTGTAAATTGACAGACCAGGATGGCGGCAGCTCTCCTTCTCCTGCTTATGTGTCTGTGacccccagtgatgctccagccCTTGAGGAGGCAGCCAGTCCTGACAAGGATAGCTGTCCTACCTCTTTACCCTCTCCTCCACCCTGTGAGCAGGAACAGCAGGACGAGGTGGAAGAGCTGAAACCTCCCGAACAAGAAGTGGAAATAGAACGAGAGTTTATTTCTGAGGAAGAAAAGCAGGCAATCTCTGAATTTTTCGAGGGCCGGCAAGCAAAGACTCCAGAGCGCTATCTGCGGATCCGTAATTACATCTTGGATCAATG GAAGAATTGTAGGCCAAATTATTTGAACAAAACATCTGTACGTCCGGGGCTGAAGAACTGCGGTGATGTGAACTGCATTGGGCGCATCCACACCTACCTGGAATTGATCGGTGCCATTAACTTTGGCTGCG aGCAAGCCGTCTACAACCGTCCCCGACCAGTGGACAGAACCAAGTGTAAAATGGGGAAGGACACCTTGGAAGCTTATGAGTTGGCTCATCGCCTGCAGTCTATG CGCACCAGAAGGAGACGCGTCAGAGACCCATGGGGAAACTGGTGTGACGCCAGAGATCTTGAGGGACAGACCTTTGAA cATCTCTCAGCAGAAGAGCTAGCAATCAGACGGGAGAAGATGAAACACTCAAAGTGCTCCAAAGGATCGAGACTGTCTAAGAG CTCCTTTGACCCCTTCCAGCTGATTCCCTGCTCCGATTTTACGGAAGAGAAACCG GCCCCGTTTCGCGTTAAAGTATCAGCGGAAGCCATGTTGATATTAGATCTT CACTCTCATGTCTCCATGGCGGAAGTTATCGGCTTGTTGGGTGGAAGATATTTAGAAGCTGAAAGCATCATAGAA ATCTGCGCTGCGGAGCCATGTAACAGCCTTAGCACCGGACTTCAGTGTGAGATGGATCCAGTCTCCCAGACCCAGGCATCGGAGGCCCTGCACCTGCGCGGCTACAGCGTCATTGGGTGGTACCACTCCCACCCAGCGTTTGACCCCAACCCTTCAATCCGGGATATTGATACTCAGGCCAAGTATCAG AGTTATTTTTCTCGGGGTGGAGCAAAGTTTTTGGGGATGATTATAAGTCCGTACAATCGCAGTAACCCCCTGCCCCAGTCACAACTTTCCTGCCTGGTCATAAGTGACGACCGCAGTGAGGACGGATCCTATA GCATCCCATACAGATTTGATGTAGAACATTTACCTGGGGAACCTCGCTGGGAAATTGTCTTTGAGAAAACAAGATGGATCATTGAGAAGTATCAGCATTCCAACAG CAGCGTTCCGATGAGCAGGCGCTATCGACAAGACTGCGACCTGACGTGTTTACAAAAG CTGCTGTCATGTCTGAGGAGGACGTTGGTCACTACGGGCTGTGCGGCGTTCGCGGATGAATTCCTGCACCGGATCGAGGATTATTTCCTCACCAGCTACACAAGTGTGAAGGACGGCAAAGAGGAGGTGCAGCCAACAGAGGATACAGAGGCTGGAGAGTGA
- the MYSM1 gene encoding deubiquitinase MYSM1 isoform X2 has translation MLLEEEYYFSNKPPTAKFWSEAKEEDKPCIRRSPQKKAQRVPVRSPAKPGSSSSVKWTPEEKALFEQGLAKFGRRWTSIARLIGSRTVLQVKSYARQYYKNKCKVEDGERGSKVDSAVLHLLRLEGSDNEPPSGAELSALRGRADPNLNAVKIEKLSDDEEIDITDEVEEELTSNEDRPLMTEAEEAGPEQGQQEPEEEPRNHHLCKLTDQDGGSSPSPAYVSVTPSDAPALEEAASPDKDSCPTSLPSPPPCEQEQQDEVEELKPPEQEVEIEREFISEEEKQAISEFFEGRQAKTPERYLRIRNYILDQWKNCRPNYLNKTSVRPGLKNCGDVNCIGRIHTYLELIGAINFGCEQAVYNRPRPVDRTKCKMGKDTLEAYELAHRLQSMRTRRRRVRDPWGNWCDARDLEGQTFEHLSAEELAIRREKMKHSKCSKGSRLSKSSFDPFQLIPCSDFTEEKPAPFRVKVSAEAMLILDLHSHVSMAEVIGLLGGRYLEAESIIEICAAEPCNSLSTGLQCEMDPVSQTQASEALHLRGYSVIGWYHSHPAFDPNPSIRDIDTQAKYQSYFSRGGAKFLGMIISPYNRSNPLPQSQLSCLVISDDRSEDGSYSIPYRFDVEHLPGEPRWEIVFEKTRWIIEKYQHSNSSVPMSRRYRQDCDLTCLQKLLSCLRRTLVTTGCAAFADEFLHRIEDYFLTSYTSVKDGKEEVQPTEDTEAGE, from the exons ATGCTGCTAGAGGAGGA ATACTATTTCTCCAACAAGCCGCCCACAGCCAAGTTTTGGTCTGAAGCAAAAGAAGAGGACAAGCCCTGCATCAGAAG GAGTCCTCAGAAGAAAGCACAACGAGTTCC GGTCAGATCCCCGGCCAAGCCCGGCAGCAGCAGCTCGGTAAAGTGGACCCCGGAGGAGAAAGCCTTGTTTGAGCAAGGACTG gCCAAGTTCGGCAGACGCTGGACAAGTATTGCAAGATTGATTGGGAGCCGTACAGTGCTGCAAGTCAAGAGCTACGCCAGGCAGTACTATAAGAATAAG TGTAAGGTGGAAGATGGAGAGAGAGGTTCCAAGGTGGATTCTGCAGTCCTTCATCTGCTCCGTCTAGAGGGTTCTGACAATGAGCCGCCTAGCGGAGCTGAACTGTCCGCTCTCCGAGGCCGGGCCGATCCCAACCTCAATGCTGTGAAGATCGAGAAGTTATCAGACGATGAAGAGATCGACATAACTgatgaggtggaggaggagcttACCAGTAATGAAGACCGCCCACTAATGACTGAGgcagaggaggcggggcctgagcAGGGTCAGCAGGAACCAGAGGAAGAGCCAAGGAATCATCACCTGTGTAAATTGACAGACCAGGATGGCGGCAGCTCTCCTTCTCCTGCTTATGTGTCTGTGacccccagtgatgctccagccCTTGAGGAGGCAGCCAGTCCTGACAAGGATAGCTGTCCTACCTCTTTACCCTCTCCTCCACCCTGTGAGCAGGAACAGCAGGACGAGGTGGAAGAGCTGAAACCTCCCGAACAAGAAGTGGAAATAGAACGAGAGTTTATTTCTGAGGAAGAAAAGCAGGCAATCTCTGAATTTTTCGAGGGCCGGCAAGCAAAGACTCCAGAGCGCTATCTGCGGATCCGTAATTACATCTTGGATCAATG GAAGAATTGTAGGCCAAATTATTTGAACAAAACATCTGTACGTCCGGGGCTGAAGAACTGCGGTGATGTGAACTGCATTGGGCGCATCCACACCTACCTGGAATTGATCGGTGCCATTAACTTTGGCTGCG aGCAAGCCGTCTACAACCGTCCCCGACCAGTGGACAGAACCAAGTGTAAAATGGGGAAGGACACCTTGGAAGCTTATGAGTTGGCTCATCGCCTGCAGTCTATG CGCACCAGAAGGAGACGCGTCAGAGACCCATGGGGAAACTGGTGTGACGCCAGAGATCTTGAGGGACAGACCTTTGAA cATCTCTCAGCAGAAGAGCTAGCAATCAGACGGGAGAAGATGAAACACTCAAAGTGCTCCAAAGGATCGAGACTGTCTAAGAG CTCCTTTGACCCCTTCCAGCTGATTCCCTGCTCCGATTTTACGGAAGAGAAACCG GCCCCGTTTCGCGTTAAAGTATCAGCGGAAGCCATGTTGATATTAGATCTT CACTCTCATGTCTCCATGGCGGAAGTTATCGGCTTGTTGGGTGGAAGATATTTAGAAGCTGAAAGCATCATAGAA ATCTGCGCTGCGGAGCCATGTAACAGCCTTAGCACCGGACTTCAGTGTGAGATGGATCCAGTCTCCCAGACCCAGGCATCGGAGGCCCTGCACCTGCGCGGCTACAGCGTCATTGGGTGGTACCACTCCCACCCAGCGTTTGACCCCAACCCTTCAATCCGGGATATTGATACTCAGGCCAAGTATCAG AGTTATTTTTCTCGGGGTGGAGCAAAGTTTTTGGGGATGATTATAAGTCCGTACAATCGCAGTAACCCCCTGCCCCAGTCACAACTTTCCTGCCTGGTCATAAGTGACGACCGCAGTGAGGACGGATCCTATA GCATCCCATACAGATTTGATGTAGAACATTTACCTGGGGAACCTCGCTGGGAAATTGTCTTTGAGAAAACAAGATGGATCATTGAGAAGTATCAGCATTCCAACAG CAGCGTTCCGATGAGCAGGCGCTATCGACAAGACTGCGACCTGACGTGTTTACAAAAG CTGCTGTCATGTCTGAGGAGGACGTTGGTCACTACGGGCTGTGCGGCGTTCGCGGATGAATTCCTGCACCGGATCGAGGATTATTTCCTCACCAGCTACACAAGTGTGAAGGACGGCAAAGAGGAGGTGCAGCCAACAGAGGATACAGAGGCTGGAGAGTGA
- the LOC138798800 gene encoding uncharacterized protein — MARNEEKQLGKLNRLWLQKQKEEGRLREVSGERPRLSALHSAAEVRRWIPSIKSEMEYYLEQSQLIHYSDRKIEEFQEKIEALKKEYQRHLWKLRHLDPTCKEHPWKPRGYTRKRTADGKVPAWVNTGGPPGDAPLSTPILSDPSKEVSDPEEEEEEEEEGEDESSFQSREHQAVVPDLGGVDVQAQDAPLEFSNVRSHPKHVWLRSSYNTGGETAKKLKDILLSDHPEQKRLSAAGNSMVDRTDDQSAGGKSKGILGLDCYSSSEEED; from the exons ATGGCGAGGAACGAGGAGAAGCAGCTGGGGAAACTGAATCGACTGTGGCTGCAGAAGCAGAAGGAAG AGGGACGGTTACGAGAAGTCTCCGGAGAGCGTCCACGTCTG TCCGCTCTACACAGCGCAGCCGAGGTCCGGAGGTGGATACCCAGCATCAAGTCAGAGATGGAGTATTACCTAGAG CAATCTCAGCTGATTCATTATTCAGACCGAAAGATTGAGGAATTCCAAGAAAAGATTGAAGCTCTGAAGAAGGAATACCAGCGCCATCTGTGGAAGCTACGCCACCTGGACCCCACCTGCAAGGAGCATCCTTGGAAACCGCGCGGGTACACAAGGAAGAGGACGGCCGACGGGAAGGTGCCAGCATGGGTGAACACAG GTGGACCCCCTGGTGATGCACCGCTCTCCACTCCCATCTTGTCTGACCCCAGTAAAGAGGTCAGTgaccccgaggaggaggaggaggaggaggaggaaggtgagGATGAAAGTAGCTTCCAGAGCAGAGAGCATCAAGCAGTCGTGCCGGACCTTGGCGGTGTCGATGTTCAAGCTCAAGATGCTCCCTTAGAGTTCAGTAATGTCAGGTCTCATCCCAAGCACGTCTGGCTGAGGTCGTCCTATAACACAGGGGGAGAGACAGCAAAGAAACTTAAAGATATTCTCCTGTCTGACCATCCAGAGCAAAAGCGACTCAGTGCTGCAGGGAACAGCATGGTGGACAGGACTGACGATCAATCTGCTGGAGGGAAAAGCAAAGGGATCCTGGGCTTAGACTGTTACTCCTCTTCTGAGGAGGAAGACTGA